One Orcinus orca chromosome 7, mOrcOrc1.1, whole genome shotgun sequence genomic window carries:
- the SERPINE2 gene encoding glia-derived nexin, which produces MNWHFPFFLVATVTLPSVCSQFNPLSLEELGSDTGIQVFNQIVKSRPHDNIVISPHGIASVLGMLQLGADGRTKKQLTTVMRYGVNGVGKVLKKINKAIVSKKNKDIVTVANAVFVKNGFKMEVPFVTRNKDVFQCEVRNANFEDPASACDSINVWVRNETRGMIDNLLSPDLLDGVLTRLVLVNAVYFKGLWKSRFQPENTKKRTFVAADGKSYQVPMLAQLSVFRCGSTSTPSDLWYNFIELPYHGESISMLIALPTESSTPLSAIIPHISTKTIDSWMSTMVPKRVQVILPKFTAVAQTDLKEPLKVLGITDMFDPSKANFAKITRSENLHVSHILQKAKIEVSEDGTKASAATTAILIARSSPPWFIVDRPFLFFIRHNPTGAVLFMGQINKP; this is translated from the exons ATGAATTggcattttccctttttcctcgtGGCCACCGTGACATTGCCCTCTGTGTGCTCCCAGTTCAACCCCCTGTCTCTGGAGGAACTAGGCTCGGACACAGGAATCCAGGTGTTCAATCAGATTGTCAAGTCCCGGCCTCATGACAACATCGTCATTTCCCCCCACGGGATTGCGTCCGTCCTGGGGATGCTTCAGCTGGGAGCCGACGGCAGGACCAAGAAGCAGCTCACCACAGTGATGAGATACGGCGTGAATG gAGTGGGTAAAGTATTAAAGAAGATCAACAAAGCCATCGTCTCCAAGAAGAATAAAGATATTGTGACGGTGGCCAATGCCGTGTTTGTGAAGAATGGCTTTAAGATGGAAGTGCCTTTCGTCACGAGGAACAAAGACGTGTTTCAGTGTGAAGTCCGGAACGCGAACTTCGAAGACCCCGCCTCCGCCTGCGACTCCATCAACGTGTGGGTTAGGAACGAGACCAGGG GTATGATCGACAATCTGCTGTCCCCGGATCTTCTCGACGGTGTCCTCACCAGACTGGTCCTGGTCAATGCAGTGTATTTTAAGGGTTTATGGAAATCACGGTTTCAGCCTGAGAACACAAAGAAGCGCACGTTTGTGGCAGCTGATGGGAAATCCTACCAAGTGCCGATGCTGGCCCAGCTCTCCGTGTTCCGGTGTG GGTCTACAAGCACCCCCAGTGACTTATGGTACAACTTTATCGAGCTGCCCTACCACGGGGAAAGCATCAGCATGCTGATCGCGCTGCCGACAGAGAGCTCCACCCCACTCTCGGCCatcatcccgcacatcagcaccAAGACCATAGACAGCTGGATGAGCACCATGGTGCCCAAGAGGGTGCAGGTCATCCTGCCCAA GTTCACAGCTGTAGCACAAACAGATTTGAAGGAGCCGCTGAAGGTCCTTGGCATCACCGATATGTTTGATCCATCAAAGGCAAATTTTGCAAAAATAACAA GGTCCGAAAACCTTCATGTTTCTCACATCTTGCAAAAAGCGAAAATTGAAGTCAGTGAAGATGGAACCAAAGCTTCAGCAGCAACAA